A genomic segment from Argonema galeatum A003/A1 encodes:
- a CDS encoding NHLP bacteriocin export ABC transporter permease/ATPase subunit, protein MTNPSLIRSVHKIKGNAPLLLDDSQKVWVVQSGTLALFATRVEAGEPIGDRRYLFSVSAGEALFGIAESEKLKTTYKILAVAIEETELLQLDIADVAAQVATVDLEVIYLLENWIKHLSQLIAALAISTPGAKVPVSALANKQLSKGQILQASSKTVTWVRVTKGSAAWMGKEELILDQNSPSFPLAALTWFEAIKPLEVYIYTIENIEKLTSSLALFHANFCWHLHTAYEQKTEAEFQQFQQLQQLNLQVTEGALDSLASALKRQPDTLFSEETPLLIAAGAVARAVGITIRSPAQSEKLSLRDPVEALAISSRIRTRRVLLVGDWWRQEHGPLLAFTQDNRPVALLIDKGKGYRYVLFDPELRTRTLVNDAIASTLAPTAYMFYRPFPQAIDKAFEVFRFGIKGYEIDTLKLMAVGIIGTLLGMATPQATAILINNAIPNGDRLLLLQIALGLLAVSFGKTIFNLYQGLIALRVSNGINLTLQTAIWDRMLRLSPSLIRQFTTGDLLVRIMSVTQIYSIVSGATQRTLLTGIFSLLNLGLMFIYSVPLTLVGLAVTFVAVILTIISSFILLRKQRRQETLGGEIQGLTVQLINGVPKLRVAVAEERAFATWAKKYSEQNQLNLEIIRINDIVSVFNELLSLTSSILLYWFGFAAIQSTQAGEGNLTLGTFLAFSSAFGTFFGGVTSLSNTLINIIEITPLWERAQPILRGKLESDEDKADPGSLKGHVVLDNAVFRYREDGPPILDRVSIYAEPGEFVAIVGPSGSGKSTIFRLLLGFETPQSGKIYYDSQDLAGLDFQAVRRQLGVVLQNGRMMQGSIFDNITGGALVSVDEAWSAARMAGLAEDIQQMPMGMYTVVSEGGTNLSGGQRQRLLIARSLVLKPQIILLDEATSFLDNRTQAIVTESLEKLNATRIVIAHRISTIRHADRIYAIEGGRVLQVGSFDELIKQPGLFARLVARQLE, encoded by the coding sequence ATGACTAATCCAAGCCTGATTCGATCGGTCCATAAAATCAAAGGAAACGCACCTCTACTGCTGGATGACTCCCAGAAGGTTTGGGTAGTTCAGTCTGGGACGCTGGCGCTGTTTGCCACCAGAGTTGAGGCGGGAGAACCGATAGGCGATCGCCGCTATTTATTTAGTGTAAGTGCAGGCGAAGCATTGTTTGGCATTGCTGAGTCAGAAAAACTCAAAACGACCTATAAAATTCTGGCAGTTGCAATTGAAGAAACCGAACTTTTACAATTAGATATTGCAGATGTTGCCGCACAAGTAGCAACAGTCGATCTAGAAGTAATTTATTTATTGGAAAACTGGATAAAACATTTAAGTCAACTGATTGCTGCCCTGGCTATATCAACCCCTGGCGCAAAAGTGCCAGTGTCAGCTTTGGCTAACAAGCAATTATCTAAAGGGCAAATACTACAGGCATCTTCCAAAACAGTAACCTGGGTTCGCGTGACTAAAGGCAGTGCTGCTTGGATGGGGAAGGAAGAATTAATCCTAGATCAAAATTCTCCAAGTTTTCCTCTCGCTGCTTTGACGTGGTTCGAGGCAATTAAACCACTTGAAGTTTATATCTATACAATAGAAAATATCGAAAAATTAACAAGCAGTTTAGCATTGTTTCATGCTAATTTCTGCTGGCATCTCCATACAGCATACGAACAGAAAACAGAGGCAGAATTTCAGCAGTTTCAGCAATTACAGCAGCTAAATCTTCAGGTAACCGAAGGTGCTTTAGACTCGTTAGCTTCTGCTTTAAAGCGACAACCAGATACCTTGTTTTCTGAAGAAACGCCGCTGCTAATCGCTGCTGGGGCAGTGGCTAGGGCTGTGGGGATAACAATTCGATCGCCAGCACAATCGGAAAAATTATCTCTCAGAGATCCAGTAGAAGCGTTGGCTATATCTTCCCGAATTCGTACTCGTCGAGTACTGCTAGTTGGTGATTGGTGGCGACAAGAACATGGCCCTTTGTTGGCGTTTACCCAAGATAATCGTCCAGTCGCTTTGTTAATCGATAAAGGCAAAGGTTATCGCTATGTATTATTTGACCCAGAATTGCGTACTCGGACGCTAGTAAATGATGCGATCGCATCCACTCTAGCACCAACAGCTTATATGTTTTATCGGCCTTTTCCACAAGCGATCGACAAGGCTTTTGAGGTGTTCCGCTTTGGGATTAAAGGTTATGAAATAGACACGCTAAAACTGATGGCAGTGGGAATTATCGGAACGCTGCTAGGAATGGCAACGCCCCAAGCAACGGCGATTTTAATTAATAACGCTATCCCTAACGGCGATCGCCTGCTGTTGTTACAAATTGCGCTTGGACTGTTAGCTGTATCCTTTGGCAAGACAATATTTAACCTGTATCAAGGTTTAATTGCTCTGCGTGTTTCTAATGGGATTAATCTGACATTACAAACTGCTATTTGGGACAGAATGCTGAGATTGAGTCCGTCTTTAATTCGCCAATTCACAACGGGCGATCTGTTGGTGCGGATTATGTCCGTCACTCAGATATATAGCATTGTCAGCGGTGCAACTCAACGCACTTTGTTGACAGGAATATTTTCTCTGCTAAATCTAGGACTGATGTTTATCTATAGCGTACCGCTAACTCTAGTGGGATTGGCGGTTACTTTTGTAGCTGTTATTTTAACAATAATTTCTAGTTTCATATTGTTACGCAAACAGCGGCGACAAGAGACACTCGGTGGGGAAATTCAGGGGCTAACTGTACAACTGATTAACGGCGTGCCGAAACTGCGAGTAGCGGTGGCGGAAGAACGGGCGTTTGCGACTTGGGCGAAAAAGTACAGCGAACAAAATCAACTTAATCTAGAAATTATCCGAATTAATGATATTGTTTCTGTTTTTAATGAATTACTTTCATTAACCAGTTCTATTTTGCTTTATTGGTTTGGATTTGCCGCAATTCAGAGTACACAAGCCGGGGAAGGCAATTTGACTCTAGGCACTTTTTTGGCTTTCAGTTCTGCTTTTGGAACATTTTTTGGGGGCGTAACTTCTCTGAGTAATACGCTGATTAATATTATAGAAATTACGCCTTTATGGGAGCGGGCGCAGCCAATTTTGCGGGGTAAGTTAGAATCTGATGAAGACAAAGCCGATCCAGGTTCTCTGAAGGGTCATGTAGTTTTAGATAATGCGGTCTTCCGCTATCGGGAGGATGGGCCACCGATCCTCGATCGCGTCAGTATTTACGCGGAACCGGGAGAATTTGTGGCGATTGTAGGCCCATCAGGCAGTGGAAAATCAACGATTTTTCGATTGTTATTGGGTTTTGAGACTCCCCAGAGCGGGAAAATATATTACGACTCTCAAGATTTAGCTGGATTGGATTTCCAGGCGGTAAGGCGACAGTTGGGAGTTGTGCTGCAAAACGGTCGAATGATGCAAGGCTCGATTTTTGATAACATCACCGGCGGGGCATTAGTATCGGTGGATGAAGCGTGGTCAGCGGCGCGGATGGCTGGTTTGGCCGAAGATATCCAGCAAATGCCGATGGGGATGTATACTGTGGTGAGTGAGGGCGGCACTAATCTTTCTGGGGGTCAGCGACAGCGGCTTTTAATTGCGCGATCGCTCGTCCTCAAACCGCAAATCATCTTACTGGATGAAGCAACTAGCTTTTTGGATAACCGCACGCAAGCGATCGTCACTGAAAGTTTAGAAAAGTTGAATGCTACCAGAATAGTCATTGCCCACCGCATCAGCACTATCCGTCACGCAGACCGAATCTACGCGATCGAAGGGGGTCGGGTTTTGCAGGTGGGTTCTTTTGATGAACTGATTAAGCAGCCTGGACTATTTGCCCGACTGGTAGCACGACAGTTAGAGTGA
- a CDS encoding DUF928 domain-containing protein, giving the protein MSKILLYKAIAAIGLTSTLTLLSYGWPNHVLAQDSSQERMGIPGRRVGGGTRGPEQGFSEKPLVALVPENNQSLTVAQTPTFFFYVPKTQTSQMVEFVLSDENDQPIYETKFATNGDSGVIGVSLPADSKIKSLEIGKTYRWYFAIIPNSGDRTADIHVDGSIKRVNPDETIASQLKNSDPLDRAAVYASNNFWSDAIAIVAGLRRANPNDGAVAAKWAELLKTLKLDNIAQEPVVEYRVSTQQQPVLQSEVR; this is encoded by the coding sequence ATGTCTAAAATACTCTTGTATAAGGCTATTGCAGCCATCGGTTTGACATCTACACTCACCTTGCTTTCCTACGGCTGGCCAAATCATGTGCTGGCACAAGACTCCTCTCAAGAGAGAATGGGTATTCCAGGACGAAGAGTTGGGGGTGGCACTCGCGGGCCAGAACAGGGTTTCAGTGAAAAACCTCTAGTTGCGCTGGTTCCAGAAAATAACCAGAGCTTAACTGTAGCCCAAACGCCGACATTCTTTTTCTATGTTCCTAAAACGCAGACTTCACAAATGGTGGAGTTTGTACTGAGTGATGAAAATGACCAGCCGATCTACGAAACAAAGTTCGCGACTAATGGCGATTCCGGCGTGATTGGTGTCAGCCTTCCTGCTGACAGTAAAATAAAATCCCTAGAAATAGGGAAGACTTACCGTTGGTATTTTGCCATTATTCCTAACTCTGGCGATCGCACCGCTGATATCCACGTGGATGGTTCGATTAAACGAGTCAACCCCGACGAGACTATCGCCAGTCAGTTAAAAAATTCAGATCCCTTAGACCGTGCTGCTGTTTATGCAAGCAATAACTTCTGGTCTGATGCTATTGCAATCGTAGCTGGGTTACGTCGAGCCAATCCTAATGATGGAGCTGTAGCAGCTAAATGGGCAGAGCTATTAAAAACTCTTAAGTTGGACAACATTGCCCAAGAACCTGTAGTTGAATATCGAGTCTCAACGCAGCAACAGCCTGTTCTACAATCAGAGGTTAGATAA
- a CDS encoding EAL domain-containing protein, with product MTAKLSWKNNWLLPAMTKTNQRARAKICHVAALILQQPVLISSILVAGLVLGVRQVEVLQPLELMEFDRMTQLKPEDPPDPRILVVEVTEADIQAQKQWPLSDRTVAKLLSKLQSYQPKVIGLDIHRDLPRPPGHAELVKQLQAPNAIAIYQLGDTDSTGVPPPPGVPKEQTGFNDFVLDPDGVIRRNFMYTSIQAHKLYSFSLRLSLSYLKDAKIALKANRNALQLGKTAFIALDANSGGYQNIDAQGYQILVNYRRRKVAPQVTLTQVLNGEIDRNLVKDKVVLIGTTAPSGKDLFFTPYNPADRKKALTPGVLVHAQMVSQILSAVLDAKPLFWFWPQWAEALWVWGWSLVGGMLAWRLRHPLSLGIAGTVAIAGLFGICFACFLQAGWVPFIAPALALVITGGSMVTYQLFHHAFYDSLTSLPNRTLFLKEVDKAIARTKGHDNFLFAVIFLDLDRFKFVNESLGHQFGDRMLLAVTQRLKASLRSTDTVARIGGDEFAILLEAIIDVNQATVVADRLQRELTLPFNLKGQEIFTTASFGLAFNQIGHHHQPEELLRDAHTAMYRAKALGKARYEVFSTGMHTQIVTRLQLETDLRRAVASMTQGKNHEFLVNYQPIVSLATGKIAGFEALMRWQSPEGKFISPAEFIPVAEETGSIVPLGKWILQESCRQLHIWQKLFPMQPPLMMSVNLSGQQFSQPDLVEQIEKILKETGLDGHSVKLEITESMAMNDVESTIAIILRLKALNLRFSIDDFGTGYSSLSYLHRFPVDTLKVDRSFVSRMDNTSEDAAIVQTIVMLSHNLSMNVVAEGVETAPQMERLRALQCEYGQGYFFSKPMNSEAATAFLASQPQW from the coding sequence ATGACAGCTAAGCTTTCTTGGAAAAATAATTGGCTGTTGCCTGCAATGACAAAGACAAACCAGCGTGCTAGAGCCAAAATCTGTCACGTAGCAGCCCTGATCTTGCAACAACCAGTTTTGATTAGCAGCATACTGGTTGCGGGTTTGGTGCTAGGAGTTAGGCAAGTTGAAGTTTTACAACCTCTGGAACTGATGGAATTCGATCGGATGACCCAGTTAAAACCGGAAGACCCGCCAGATCCGCGAATTTTGGTAGTCGAAGTTACAGAAGCAGATATCCAAGCCCAAAAACAATGGCCTCTTTCCGATCGCACTGTCGCTAAACTGTTATCAAAGCTACAATCTTATCAACCTAAAGTCATTGGTTTAGATATACATCGCGATTTACCCCGCCCACCAGGTCATGCAGAACTGGTTAAGCAACTTCAAGCGCCAAATGCGATCGCAATCTACCAGCTGGGCGATACCGATAGCACAGGTGTCCCGCCACCTCCCGGCGTTCCAAAAGAACAAACTGGTTTTAATGACTTTGTTCTCGATCCGGATGGAGTAATACGCCGGAATTTTATGTATACTTCTATACAAGCTCACAAACTTTATTCATTTTCTCTACGGTTGAGCCTCAGCTATTTGAAAGATGCCAAGATTGCCTTGAAAGCTAATCGTAACGCTCTCCAATTGGGCAAAACAGCTTTTATAGCCTTGGATGCCAATTCAGGCGGGTATCAAAATATTGACGCCCAAGGTTACCAAATACTGGTAAACTATCGGCGTAGGAAAGTAGCGCCCCAGGTCACGCTGACACAAGTTTTGAACGGCGAGATCGATCGCAATTTAGTGAAAGACAAAGTAGTGCTGATCGGCACCACAGCACCGAGTGGAAAAGATTTGTTCTTCACTCCCTACAATCCAGCCGATCGCAAAAAAGCCCTTACACCCGGCGTGTTAGTCCATGCTCAGATGGTAAGCCAAATCCTGAGCGCCGTACTAGATGCTAAACCTCTGTTTTGGTTTTGGCCCCAATGGGCCGAAGCCTTATGGGTGTGGGGTTGGTCGCTGGTAGGGGGAATGCTGGCGTGGCGTCTTCGGCATCCCTTATCCCTGGGAATAGCCGGAACTGTAGCCATAGCAGGATTATTTGGAATTTGCTTCGCTTGTTTTCTACAGGCAGGATGGGTGCCCTTCATAGCGCCTGCACTGGCATTAGTAATCACAGGCGGCAGTATGGTGACTTATCAGTTATTTCATCATGCTTTTTACGATTCCTTAACAAGTCTACCAAACCGAACTTTATTCCTGAAGGAGGTAGACAAAGCAATTGCTCGTACCAAAGGGCACGATAACTTTTTATTTGCCGTCATCTTTCTGGATCTCGATCGCTTTAAGTTTGTCAATGAAAGTCTCGGACATCAATTTGGCGATCGAATGTTACTTGCCGTCACCCAAAGGTTAAAAGCATCTCTGCGTTCTACAGATACAGTAGCGCGGATTGGGGGAGACGAATTTGCCATCCTGCTTGAAGCCATTATCGATGTCAATCAGGCAACAGTTGTAGCCGATCGATTGCAAAGGGAACTGACTTTGCCATTTAACCTAAAAGGGCAAGAAATCTTCACAACAGCCAGCTTTGGCCTTGCTTTTAATCAGATCGGTCATCACCATCAACCAGAAGAACTGCTGCGAGATGCCCACACAGCGATGTATCGCGCTAAAGCATTAGGCAAAGCACGCTATGAAGTTTTCTCTACGGGGATGCACACCCAAATAGTCACGCGCTTGCAGTTGGAGACTGACTTGCGTCGGGCTGTTGCTTCTATGACACAGGGAAAGAACCACGAATTTCTAGTCAACTACCAGCCGATCGTATCCCTAGCCACAGGTAAGATAGCAGGTTTTGAAGCACTGATGCGCTGGCAGTCCCCCGAAGGCAAATTCATTTCTCCAGCAGAGTTTATTCCCGTGGCGGAAGAAACTGGATCGATCGTACCTCTCGGTAAGTGGATATTGCAGGAGTCTTGCCGTCAGTTGCATATTTGGCAAAAACTATTTCCCATGCAGCCACCCCTAATGATGAGCGTTAACCTTTCCGGTCAACAGTTTTCCCAACCGGATTTAGTCGAACAAATTGAAAAAATTCTCAAGGAAACAGGACTGGACGGTCATAGTGTGAAACTAGAAATCACAGAAAGTATGGCAATGAACGATGTTGAATCCACCATTGCCATCATCTTGCGCCTTAAAGCATTAAACCTGCGATTTAGCATCGACGATTTTGGTACTGGTTATTCATCTTTGAGTTATCTACACCGCTTTCCTGTAGATACATTGAAAGTCGATCGTTCCTTTGTCAGCCGCATGGATAATACTAGCGAAGATGCTGCGATCGTCCAAACTATTGTCATGCTCAGTCATAACTTAAGCATGAACGTAGTTGCCGAAGGTGTAGAAACAGCACCACAAATGGAAAGGCTTCGCGCACTGCAATGCGAATACGGACAGGGCTATTTCTTTTCTAAGCCAATGAATAGCGAGGCAGCAACAGCGTTTCTGGCTTCACAACCGCAGTGGTGA